GTGAAAAAATCAGTAAGTGCTTATCTCATAGGACCAACGGCCCGACATTCCTGAAGTCACTACCACACTTTGCACTTATCTCCATGTGGAAATAGATAGCCACTGTTGAATTCTGGTGAGAATGACACATCTGAAATCTCTCAGCTTCACAACCTCTATTACAGCCCTCAGAGAATCTTCTCACATAGCACCAAACAACAACTTTAGGAAGTGATGTTCCTAGAATGAAtcagtttctaaaattaaaaatgaaaacaatgacgAGGAGATGGGAGGGTCAGGGAGGAAAGGCTGAAGCTACTAAAAGACAAAAGACAGTATAACCTCTTAGGATGGTCCAGACGCTCAGGGAAatgcaggaagaaataaaagataggAATTTGAACCACACTGTGATGGCTAACTTTATGTGTCGACCCAACCGATCTATGGGACACCCAGATAGCTTGGAAAGCACTATTTCTGGGTGCATCTGTGAGGGTGGTTTTGGAAGAGATCAACACTTGAGTCAGTAGACTGGGTAAAGCAGATGGTCCTCACCAATGTGGGTGCACATTGTTTAATCTGTTGAGTGCCTGGATAGAACAAAAAAGGCAGAAGGGTgaattccttttctcttcttaagCTGGGACATCCATCCTTTCCTGCCATCAGACATGAGAGATTTGGATTCTTGGGCCTTTGGTCTCTAGGATTGACACCAGTGGCCACCTCTGGTTTCAGGTCTTTAGCCCCAGATTGTTAAGTTGCACCATCAGCTTCCTTGGTTCTCGGGCCTTAAGACTCAGGCTAAAATACACCACCAGCTTCCCTAGTTCTCCAGCGTAGGGACAGCAAATCATGAAACCTTCTGCCTTCGTAATCATATAAATCAATTCCCATAAAAAATATGTGCTTATATATCTATAGCTTtccttttggttctgtttctccaaaAAATCTTAATGTACACACTATATGACCTAACCCATAGTAATGATAACCTTATGCAGGTTAGAATAAGATGATGGTATTCTCAGTATCTGGGGGGTATGAGCTGGAGTGATGAACCACCCCAGTGAGCCTAGGACTGAGGATATTTCTGAAATGTGGAATATTTGGTGTCAACACCAGGAAATAATATAGCCATATGGAAAacaagtagaactaccatatgattcagcaaccCAACCACTGGgaatttacccaaaggaaaagaaaccagtAATAAAAGAgaatctgtactcccatgtttattgcagcactgttctcaatagccaagatacagactCAACCTAGGTGatcagatgaatggacaaagaaaatgtggcatatgtacaccatgaaatacttagcagctataaaaaagaattagccaaagcagtggtgtgtgcctgtcatcccagctccatgggaggctgaggtgggaggacctcttgaggccggaagtttgagaccagcctgggcaacgtaagaCTCGGTCtctaaaaaaacattaaaaataggccttccttaaaaaaagaataaaatcctgtggTTCACGGCAACACAGATGGGACTGGAGGACATTAAtattaagtgaaattagccaggaACAGCAAGTTAAACCccacatattctcattcatatgcGGAAGCTagaaaaagttgatctcatagaagtaaaaagtagaacagaagaTACCGGAGACTAGAAAaggcagggagaaggaagggagagggaaagattTGTTAACagatacataaacaaaattacaatTAGATGGAGGAAATTAATTCCAGCATCCCGTAGCactataggatgactatagttaataacgaTACATTAATTAGtctcaaatagctagaaggaggatattgaatattcccaacacacgaaaaaaatgataatgtatGAGATGATGTACATTTTTAGTATTCGAAAATTATAAGTTTTAATAGGTTTGATTTTCCTCTCTATAatctatgttttcttcctttattccctcagttaacaaataaataaaaaagataataaatgtaaaaattaaataaaaactgaattagTGTTCCATGCAAACCTGGATGAACTGGTCACTCTACGTCTGCCCATCTAGATGGCTGGTGAAACTTTCCCAGGCTCCACGCCAAGTTCTTCCACTGCTCACTGGAACTTCCCTAGTCAGGTTGGGCAAATACTAATTTGCAGCAACGGTGAATTTATCACTGACGTTTCTTCAGTTCCCCTCTTTGGCATCTGCTTCTTCTTTTCTGTAATGCTGTTTGTTGAAATGCCCaacattctttttcttccctagAGCTATTCAGGGTGaactttcttttcacattttcccaTGCCACTTCCattatgtcaaaataaaacaGTCCTGTGTGAACACTGCTCATGACCTTGTttcctgccatgtgaagatagGATCGGctgctcttccttctcctccttcttttttttttagagacaggatctgtctctgtcacccagactggagtgcagtggcacagtcatagcttgCTGccgccttgaactcctggacccaagcgatcctctcgcctcagcctcctgagtagctgggactacaggtgcgcaccaccatgccttcctaatcttttatatatatatacatacacacacacacacacacacacacacacacacacatatatatagagaaagagagagagagagagagatggggtcttgctgtgtcacccaggctgaaggtcAGCTGCTCTTTCTAATGTGTGGTTAGATAAGAAGATCTATCTCCCAGGGGATAAAATACTACCTGGAATAAAGGcatctttaaaataatcacagagaagaaaatatttttatagtaggacagaggcagagaaaacagagaaCATTTGTTAAGGCGGGACTTTCACCACTCCCAGTACAATCATCTGTCTGTTACCTGCATACCTTACACGGGTTGGCACTGCTGGGGGTACAAAGTAGATGCCGAACTTCACAATGGTTAGATTCATGTTTAAAGAGCCATTGGATCAAACCTTTGTGAAAGTTTCCAGCTTTTTTCTGTTCCAAATATGTGTCCATTATAAAAGAACCTCAAGAGCACAATTGCCAAGATAGTCTATGTCCTTGAGTATTTCAATGTCTCTCATGAAATCTGTTCCCATCATTACTCAAGATATTATATGAACAGTATTCCACACAAACTAGTCACTCAATAATGATTGATTGGCCAATGGAGGGTCATTATCTAATGCACTACAATCTTTTATGCAAGGGGCCCACAGGAATCAGTATGATCCCATAGgaatccttttcttttcctttgagaaagAAACAGATAGTGGCTTGTATTAGATTTCCTGTGTGTGTTGTGAGGgggaaagatataaaaagaaacttgATCAGAGCATAAATGTGGGCCCATGGGATAGGAAAGAATGACGgaataaaggaggaaaacatAGATTATAGACAGGAAAATCAAACCTATTAAAACTCATATTTTTTGAATACTAGACATGTACATTCATTTGAACAAAAGGATGCTGTAAAGCAAGATTTCTCTGTTCTTCCCAGCACTGGCATGCCCAAACTACCTTAGGAAATGAATAGCAGAGTCAAAAGCACctgcaatttaaaacaaaaaccaatttacattttatttaagaaaagcaaacagaTGGGACTGCTAATAATGTCAAAGTCTAGTTtacaaagagaaaaccaaatctGGAACCTTAAGTCAAAtgagttcaaaataaaaagcaaaccaaTAAACAGAAACCAACATAGACAGAAGTTCCTACCATCTCCCTCAGCCTGTGAAATTCTAgaacttctctttccttctccgcTTCTTCTTCTCTCACCTGGAAGATGAGCAGAGTGAACCCTCAGGGGTTGTCAGTTCCCCAGATGGCACCACATTCATAAACCACAAACTCCAGGAGAATGTAGGAAGCTTAGCCAAGGCCAAAGTTCTCTTTGGATCTTCCATATGGGCttcaagacaaaagaaaaaaaaaagtttgcttgaGAATATCTTCATATCTATTAGTTTGAACCATGCAAAATTATAGTTTTTATAGGTAAAATGAGTGTATATTGGCAATTTCAAATGATTGACCCTAATACATTATGCTTTGGGGTATAGAAATATTCAGATCTTAAATATACACAGTTAAATACAAAATCAGGTATATTCCTGTTTCTATAATTAAAGCAAAGAGAGTTTCCTTTGGTCACTACTCCCTCTGACAAGAGGTGTGAACCAAATTCAGAGGCCGGAAAGGTCCAGGTCTGGGTCATTTCTCCGTGCCTCACTTGTCCTGCTGTCTTGGTCGGTCATCGTGTTAAGCTGTCTCATAAAACATCTGCTATGGCTTGACTTTCTCCTGATAGGGTGGCTTTCCATCCTTGGCCCTTTGTTGGCCTTCTTGGTATGCTTTATGCACTGGTTCTTGTTTCCAAATTGGCATTATTGTTGTTATGATTCCTGCTGCTCTCCCACATTTCCCGTTTTTCTTCTGATCTCTCTCTCGCCTGtacatttcttacattttctccTGTGCTTCCTTCTTCCCATAATCATTGCCCAAGCgtgtcttctttcttctccttggcaCATTTCCTTTGTCCACTCTCACATATGCAGAGATGGCTCTTGGTTTTCCTTCTGAAATCTCATAGTTTGGAGGTAAACTTGTTAGCAAGGCCACTGAGAAGAGAACAAAAGGGAAACAAACGGGAAACTAAGTCACTATCTCTCTCATTTCCTGGTTTCTAGAAATAAGACCCAAAGAACTCACTGTCTCAGCACTTTCAGCTCAGGCCGCACTAGGGTGATCAAACTGAGCTTCTGAGTGCTGATCAAAACCTATAAAACCAAGTAGACCATCTACAAATCTTCACTGTTAATACCATAAAGAATGAAAAGGTCACTAATTGGTAAGACTATATGTGTGATAATTAAATTTATGTATCAACCTGGCTAGGTTAAAGGATGACCAGGTACctggtaaaacattattctgggtgtgtctataaGAGTGTTTtgggaagagattagcatttgaattggtgaacTTAGTAAAGCAGATGGCTCTCACCAATAAGGGtaggcatcatccaatc
This sequence is a window from Theropithecus gelada isolate Dixy chromosome 11, Tgel_1.0, whole genome shotgun sequence. Protein-coding genes within it:
- the CLLU1OS gene encoding putative chronic lymphocytic leukemia up-regulated protein 1 opposite strand transcript protein yields the protein MNKLRHNQLKECLKTATDSLQTVQPNISQTSTSHGPALGAPLPGRNEMALLTSLPPNYEISEGKPRAISAYVRVDKGNVPRRRKKTRLGNDYGKKEAQEKM